One Saccharomyces eubayanus strain FM1318 chromosome VIII, whole genome shotgun sequence genomic window carries:
- the IRC23 gene encoding Irc23p, with amino-acid sequence MIDAVKIVLLLVIQSLQYICRTCIGFLLIPFLGLYTFDFFLYLYRTALYLSQMFNYKRKLGRSKRNSRPYSARVQTKYNSWECREILVGQIRDLRTFLLSVIHSNAKRFFSARFQTKSTINSSFNANDAETTSDTSGFTNLHLARSSEEAYYIAGSI; translated from the coding sequence ATGATAGACGCCGTTAAAATCGTTCTGCTACTCGTTATACAGTCCCTTCAGTACATTTGTCGTACATGCATAGGATTTTTATTGATACCATTTTTGGGCCTGTATACgtttgatttcttcttataCCTCTATCGGACAGCGCTATATCTATCACAAATGTTTAactacaaaagaaaattagGACGCTCTAAAAGAAATAGTAGACCGTATAGTGCAAGAGTGCAAACAAAATACAACAGCTGGGAATGCAGGGAGATTCTAGTTGGTCAAATAAGGGATCTGAGGACATTTTTGTTGTCCGTAATTCACAGCAATGCAAAGAGATTTTTCTCCGCAAGGTTTCAAACGAAATCGACCATTAATTCCAGCTTTAACGCAAATGATGCTGAAACAACATCAGACACATCCGGTTTCACAAATCTGCATTTAGCAAGATCATCCGAAGAGGCATATTACATCGCAGGATCGATATAA
- the TOM6 gene encoding Tom6p, translating into MNGMFAMPGAGAGPAAPQQPKSRFQAFKESPLYTIALNGTFFIAGVAFIQSPLMDMLAPQL; encoded by the coding sequence ATGAACGGTATGTTTGCTATGCCAGGTGCAGGTGCCGGTCCAGCCGCCCCACAACAACCAAAGTCAAGATTCCAAGCTTTCAAAGAATCGCCATTATATACAATTGCACTAAACGGCACCTTCTTCATTGCTGGAGTGGCATTCATTCAGTCTCCACTTATGGACATGTTGGCTCCACAATTATAA
- the DBP5 gene encoding ATP-dependent RNA helicase DBP5, protein MSDTKKDPADLLASLKIDNDKKDPSATSTKETAESKLDNTIAPVKVEEKAVPKTNEKKEDEKDSNLVSSAYEVKVKLADIQADPDSPLYSAKSFDELGLAPELLKGIYAMKFQKPSKIQERALPLLLHNPARNMIAQSQSGTGKTAAFSLTMLTRVNPEDASPQAICLAPSRELARQTLEVVQEMGKFTKITSQLIVPDSFEKNKQINAQVIVGTPGTVLDLMRRKLMQLQKIKIFVLDEADNMLDQQGLGDQCIRVKRFLPKDTQLVLFSATFADAVRQYAKKIVPNANTLELQTNEVNVDAIKQLYMDCKNEADKFEVLTELYGLMTIGSSIIFVATKKTANVLYGKLKNEGHEVSILHGDLQTQERDRLIDDFREGRSKVLITTNVLARGIDIPTVSMVVNYDLPTLANGQADPATYIHRIGRTGRFGRKGVAISFVHDKNSFNILSSIQKYFGDIEMTRVPTDDWDEVEKIVKKVLKD, encoded by the coding sequence ATGAGTGATACAAAGAAGGACCCAGCTGATTTACTAgcttctttgaagattgaTAACGATAAAAAGGACCCCAGTGCAACTTCAACGAAGGAGACCGCTGAAAGTAAGCTAGACAACACCATCGCTCCAGTCAAGGTTGAGGAAAAAGCAGTTCCTAAAACTAAcgagaaaaaggaagatgaaaaggaCAGCAATTTGGTCAGCTCGGCATATGAAGTTAAGGTCAAACTTGCTGATATCCAAGCTGATCCCGATTCACCACTCTACAGCGCCAAATCCTTTGATGAATTAGGACTAGCGCCAGAGTTACTAAAGGGAATATATGCCATGAAATTTCAGAAACCATCCaagattcaagaaagagCCTTACCATTACTATTACATAACCCAGCTAGAAATATGATTGCTCAATCTCAGTCAGGTACCGGTAAGACTGCcgctttttctttgacaaTGCTGACAAGAGTAAACCCGGAAGACGCATCCCCACAGGCAATATGTTTAGCCCCCTCCAGAGAACTTGCTAGACAAACTTTAGAAGttgttcaagaaatggGTAAATTTACGAAAATAACTAGTCAGTTGATCGTCCCGGACTCCtttgagaaaaacaaacaaatcaaTGCTCAAGTGATTGTTGGTACTCCAGGTACAGTTCTTGACCTAATGCGTAGAAAATTGATGCAATTGCAAAAGATcaaaatatttgttttAGATGAAGCTGATAATATGTTAGATCAACAAGGTCTTGGTGACCAATGCATTCGTGTCAAGAGGTTTTTACCCAAGGATACCCAATTAGTTCTATTCAGTGCTACTTTCGCTGATGCGGTTAGGCAATATGCGAAGAAGATTGTTCCTAATGCAAATACACTAGAATTACAAACAAATGAAGTCAACGTTGACGCTATTAAGCAACTGTACATGGATTGTAAAAACGAAGCCGATAAATTTGAAGTTCTGACTGAGCTTTATGGTTTAATGACCATTGGAtcttctattatttttgttgctACCAAGAAAACGGCAAATGTCCTATATGGTAAACTAAAAAACGAAGGCCATGAAGTTTCTATCTTGCATGGTGACTTGCAAACTCAAGAAAGAGATAGATTAATAGATGATTTCAGAGAGGGTAGGTCCAAGGTTTTAATCACTACCAATGTTCTTGCCCGTGGTATTGATATCCCTACAGTTTCAATGGTTGTAAACTATGATCTTCCAACACTTGCTAACGGACAAGCCGATCCGGCCACTTATATTCACAGAATCGGTAGAACTGGTAGATTTGGTAGAAAGGGTGTTGCCATTTCCTTCGTACATGACAAAAActctttcaacattttatcttcaattcaaaaatacttTGGTGATATAGAAATGACACGTGTCCCAACAGATGATTGGGATGAAGTCGAAAAAATAGTTAAGAAAGTATTAAAGGACTAG
- the STD1 gene encoding Std1p, translating into MFVSPPPATARNQVLGKRKSKRRGSNSKNVQPSADSVDIDKNVSFVPNNNPSYNDQEANTPNHYSLNASPGSSRSNFVSTPPEYADRARIEIRKRLLPTGGNKPVNVNSVFLDNANIQQVTSPDSQSFVSDHASSYESSIFSHPSTVLTHVTTDSSLIDLKTPKFVTEITLEDALPKTFYDMYSPEVLMSDPANILYNGRPKFTKRELLDWDLNDIRSLLIVERLRPEWGSRLPSVITSGINFPQFRLQLLPLCSSDEFIIATLVNSDLYIEANLDRDFKLTSAKYTVASARKRHEEIIGYKETIMHLSKPEWRNIIENYLLNVAVEAQCRYDFKQKRSEYKKWKQLNSNLKRPDMPPPSLIPPGFHAHEHISSGSLLKKALMKNLQLKNYKNDTKTLGAGTQKNVVNKVSLTKEERAGIWLQCQTQVYQRLGLDWTPDGMS; encoded by the coding sequence ATGTTTGTTTCACCGCCTCCAGCAACAGCGAGGAATCAAGTATTGGGAAAgaggaaatcaaaaagacGTGGTAGCAATTCAAAGAATGTTCAGCCTAGTGCTGATAGTGTAGATATAGATAAAAACGTCTCTTTTGTGCCGAACAACAATCCTTCATATAATGACCAAGAAGCAAATACACCGAATCACTACAGTCTGAATGCTAGTCCAGGGAGCAGCAGAAGTAATTTCGTTAGCACACCTCCAGAATACGCAGACAGAGCAAGAATAGAAATTAGGAAAAGATTATTGCCGACCGGAGGGAATAAGCCCGTCAATGTAAACAGTGTCTTTCTCGACAATGCAAACATTCAACAGGTAACCTCGCCAGACAGCCAAAGTTTTGTTTCAGATCATGCATCTTCATACGAATCCAGTATATTTTCACACCCATCTACTGTTCTCACACATGTCACCACAGATAGTTCGTTAATTGATTTAAAGACGCCGAAGTTCGTGACAGAAATAACGCTTGAGGATGCACTACCCAAAACTTTCTATGACATGTATTCTCCAGAGGTGCTTATGTCTGATCCAGCAAATATACTTTACAATGGACGTCCCAAATTTACGAAACGTGAGTTGCTCGATTGGGACCTAAATGATATACGATCTTTGTTAATCGTGGAGCGATTAAGGCCGGAATGGGGATCTCGATTACCGAGTGTAATAACCTCCGGAATAAACTTTCCACAATTCAGGTTACAGTTGCTTCCTCTCTGCTCCAGCGACGAGTTTATAATAGCGACATTGGTTAACTCGGACTTGTATATAGAGGCGAACTTGGATCGCGATTTCAAGTTAACGAGTGCAAAATATACGGTAGCAtcagcaagaaaaagacatgaagaaatcattggatataaagaaacaatcATGCACTTGTCTAAGCCCGAATGGAGAAATATAATTGAAAACTACTTACTGAACGTTGCCGTCGAAGCGCAATGCAGATATGATTTTAAGCAGAAGCGCTCTGAAtacaagaaatggaaacaGCTCAAttccaatttgaaaaggccCGATATGCCGCCTCCAAGCCTGATACCCCCCGGTTTCCATGCTCATGAACATATTTCCTCAGGTagtcttttgaaaaaggctttaatgaaaaacttgcaattaaaaaactataaaaaTGACACCAAAACATTAGGTGCTGGTACACAGAAAAATGTCGTTAATAAGGTGTCATTGACTAAAGAGGAGAGGGCAGGTATTTGGTTACAATGCCAAACACAAGTTTACCAAAGATTGGGCTTAGACTGGACGCCCGACGGAATGTCCTAG
- the RAT1 gene encoding ssRNA exonuclease RAT1, translating to MGVPSFFRWLSRKYPKIISPVLEEQPQVVDGVILPLDYSAPNPNGELDNLYLDMNGIVHPCSHPENKPPPETEDEMLLAVFEYTNRVLNMARPRKVLVMAVDGVAPRAKMNQQRARRFRSARDAQVENEAREEVMRQREEVGEIIDDAVRNKKTWDSNAITPGTPFMDKLAAALRYWTAFKLATDPGWKNLQVIISDATVPGEGEHKIMNFIRSQRADPEYNPNTTHCIYGLDADLIFLGLATHEPHFKILREDVFAQDNRKRNNFKDTINMTEEEKNFLQKQNSEQPFLWLHINVLREYLSAELWVQGLPFTFDIERAIDDWVFMCFFCGNDFLPHLPCLDVRENSIDILLDIWKVVLPRLKTYMTCDGVLNLPSVETLLQHLGSREGDIFKTRHIQEARKKEAFERRKAQKNMSKGQDRHPIVATEQLQMYDTRGNLAKGSWNLTTSDMVRLRRELMLANEGDEKAIAIVKEQSDKNNDLMKDISKEEIDNAVNKANKSNFNLAEVMKQKLINKKHNLEKDNEEEEDSAKSSKKIKPEKTESESDLDTEIKAEIEADVNDRDDTESTEVSRYSPARDTLISSEAPQNGVFDTDEYVRLFEPGYHERYYTAKFRVAPQDIDELRKDMVKCYIEGVAWVLMYYYQGCASWNWFYPYHYAPLATDFHGFSHLEIKFEEGTPFLPFEQLMSVLPAASGHTLPNIFRSLMSEPDSEIIDFYPEEFPIDMNGKKMSWQGIALLPFIDQDRLLTAVRAQYPSLSDAERARNVRGRPVLLISDKNANYERFSKKLYSKDSNATIEVKFQHFKSGLSGIVSKDVEGFELNGKMICPIQGGSLPDLSTSLILKMSYRLIPLPSKNKSIILNGFIPSEQVLTTYDLDSVMYKYSNQNNSRRWNFGNDLKQNIVPVGPKGITQYKPRTGGYRAFFYYAEQNRNSTQPVNNYNKNSYNAQAGFNNSRYNGGGNNNNNNNNNNNNNNNNYSSNYRQNSRNNNYSGNRNGGQYGGNGYSRNNNQSRYDNSRR from the coding sequence ATGGGTGTTCCCTCATTTTTTAGATGGCTATCTCGAAAATATCCGAAGATTATCTCCCCGGTATTAGAGGAACAACCACAGGTAGTCGATGGTGTCATATTACCGTTGGATTATTCTGCCCCTAACCCAAATGGCGAGTTAGACAACCTTTATCTGGATATGAACGGTATTGTTCATCCATGTTCGCACCCAGAAAACAAGCCCCCTCCAGAgactgaagatgaaatgcTTTTGGCAGTTTTCGAATACACCAATCGTGTGCTGAATATGGCAAGACCTCGTAAGGTACTTGTTATGGCTGTTGATGGTGTTGCTCCCCGTGCCAAGATGAATCAACAGAGAGCGCGTAGATTTAGAAGTGCCAGGGACGCTCAAGTTGAAAACGAAGCAAGGGAGGAGGTTATGAGACAACGAGAGGAGGTTGGTGAAATAATCGACGACGCTGttagaaacaagaaaactTGGGACTCAAATGCAATTACGCCTGGTACTCCATTTATGGACAAACTGGCTGCGGCCCTACGCTACTGGACAGCATTTAAACTGGCTACTGATCCTGGTTGGAAGAATCTGCAGGTGATAATTAGTGATGCCACTGTGCCTGGTGAAGGTGAACATAAAATCATGAATTTCATCAGGTCTCAAAGAGCCGATCCTGAATACAATCCTAACACTACGCATTGTATCTATGGTTTGGATGCAGATTTAATCTTTTTAGGCCTGGCTACCCACGAACCCCATTTTAAGATTTTGAGAGAAGATGTCTTTGCACAAGATAAtcggaaaagaaacaatttcaaagacacGATAAATAtgacagaagaagaaaagaatttccttcaaaaGCAGAATTCCGAACAACCCTTTTTGTGGTTACACATCAATGTTTTGAGAGAGTATTTATCTGCTGAATTATGGGTGCAAGGTCTTCCCTTTACATTTGACATCGAAAGGGCTATTGACGATTGGGTTTTCATGTGCTTTTTCTGTGGTAATGATTTTCTACCACATCTGCCTTGTTTAGATGTCAGAGAGAATAGTATTGATATTCTGTTAGATATTTGGAAGGTAGTGCTACCGAGATTAAAAACATATATGACATGTGATGgtgttttgaatttgccATCTGTTGAAACACTATTGCAACATCTTGGATCWCGTGAAGGTGACATCTTCAAGACCAGACACATTCAAGAAGctagaaagaaagaagcttttgagagaagaaaagcgCAGAAAAATATGTCAAAAGGCCAAGACAGACACCCTATCGTAGCTACTGAACAATTACAAATGTATGACACACGAGGTAATTTAGCAAAAGGTTCGTGGAATTTGACTACAAGTGATATGGTGAGATTGAGAAGGGAGCTGATGCTTGCAAATGAAGGAGACGAAAAAGCAATTGCTATAGTTAAAGAACAAAGTgacaaaaataatgacTTAATGAAGGACATTAGTAAGGAAGAAATCGATAATGCTGTTAATAAAGCCAATAAATCCAATTTTAATCTTGCCGAAGTTATGAAGCAAAAGCTAATAAACAAGAAGCATAATCTTGAGAAGGATaacgaagaggaagaagactCTGCTAAGAgtagtaaaaaaataaagccAGAAAAGACTGAGTCTGAAAGTGATCTTGATACAGAGATCAAGGCTGAAATTGAAGCCGATGTAAACGATAGAGATGACACCGAGAGTACGGAAGTGTCAAGGTATTCACCTGCTCGGGATACTCTCATTTCCAGTGAAGCTCCTCAAAATGGTGTCTTTGATACGGACGAGTATGTTCGGTTGTTTGAGCCTGGCTATCATGAGAGATATTACACAGCAAAATTTCGTGTTGCTCCTCAAGATATCGACGAACTAAGAAAAGACATGGTAAAATGCTATATTGAAGGTGTAGCTTGGGTACTAATGTATTACTATCAAGGCTGCGCTTCTTGGAATTGGTTCTATCCCTACCATTATGCTCCCCTGGCAACTGACTTTCATGGATTTTCCCACTTGGAAATAAAATTTGAGGAAGGTACACCATTTTTACCCTTTGAACAATTAATGAGTGTCTTGCCGGCCGCATCTGGTCACACCCTACCAAACATTTTCCGGTCTTTGATGTCCGAACCTGATTCTGAGATTATCGATTTTTATCCGGAGGAATTTCCTATAGATATGAATGGTAAGAAGATGTCATGGCAAGGGATAGCGCTACTACCATTTATCGATCAAGATAGACTACTAACAGCTGTTCGTGCACAATATCCTTCACTTTCTGATGCTGAAAGAGCAAGAAATGTTCGTGGCAGGCCTGTCTTGTTGATAAGTGACAAGAATGCGAACTACGAGAGATTTTCCAAGAAGTTATACTCAAAAGATAGTAATGCCACTATTGAGGTAAAATTCCAACATTTCAAGAGTGGGTTGAGTGGTATTGTATCAAAGGACGTGGAAGGATTTGAATTAAACGGGAAGATGATCTGTCCAATTCAAGGAGGGTCATTACCAGATTTGTCTACTAgtttgatattgaaaatgtcaTACCGATTAATTCCATTGCCGTCAAAGAACAAATCTATCATACTGAACGGGTTCATTCCATCAGAACAGGTACTAACGACATATGATCTTGATTCCGTAATGTACAAGTATAGTAACCAAAACAACTCTCGTCGCTGGAACTTTGGAAACGATCTGAAGCAAAATATTGTCCCAGTTGGGCCCAAAGGTATTACTCAATACAAACCAAGGACTGGCGGTTATCGCGCCTTCTTTTATTATGCTGAGCAGAATAGGAACAGTACTCAACCCGTCAACAACTATAATAAGAACAGTTACAATGCCCAAGCTGGTTTCAATAATAGTAGATACAACGGTGGTggtaacaacaacaacaacaacaacaacaacaacaacaacaacaataataattaCAGCAGTAATTACAGACAAAATTCTAGGAACAATAACTATTCTGGAAATAGAAACGGTGGACAGTACGGCGGCAACGGTTACTCCCGGAATAATAACCAAAGTCGGTACGACAATTCCAGGCGCTAG
- the RSB1 gene encoding phospholipid-translocating ATPase RSB1, with the protein MSNATNNTLGSLLPQMEAAANSDSLYGDMVPNLRFNVTMIVIWGILLGIQVIQVIMRQYWFTVAFICTGILEVIGYVGRTCSHYNVASLDPFLLNMICLTIAPVFTMGGIYYQLAKLIEVYGHRFSLLPSPMAYSFIFICSDIISLVVQAVGGGLCGVAVVDGDSLKTGNNVFIAGLAIQVASMAIFIVLWGHFLFRIYISVRWEHLNAKLISFKLLKIPQKDVDYLYREKYRDLRLEPKRWVFHYFNLAMTVSVLTIFTRCCYRLAELIVGWDGYLITHEWYFIILDSLMMAIATVTLTIFHPGYAFKGRSLSIPITPGHVDPETLPHPEDTDDILDGSDSNQLDIEKEELQISLMYPINTFKQIMSKVASPFSSKNKKTNTTVPQHSQMPI; encoded by the coding sequence ATGTCCAACGCTACAAATAATACTTTAGGCAGTCTTTTGCCACAGATGGAAGCAGCAGCAAATAGTGATTCCCTTTATGGCGATATGGTACCGAACCTTCGTTTTAATGTTACAATGATTGTCATTTGGGGTATACTGCTAGGAATACAGGTCATACAAGTTATCATGCGCCAATACTGGTTCACGGTGGCCTTTATATGTACAGGTATTTTGGAAGTGATAGGCTACGTAGGAAGAACGTGTTCACATTACAACGTTGCTTCCTTGGATCCTTTCCTTTTGAACATGATTTGTTTGACCATTGCGCCCGTTTTTACCATGGGTGGCATTTACTATCAACTGGCAAAGCTTATAGAAGTGTACGGGCACCGGTTCTCGTTATTGCCTTCTCCAATGGcttattcatttattttcatctgTTCAGATATCATCTCTCTGGTGGTCCAAGCTGTCGGCGGTGGTCTTTGTGGTGTGGCAGTTGTAGATGGCGACTCCCTAAAAACTGGTAATAATGTTTTCATTGCTGGTTTAGCTATTCAAGTCGCATCAATGGCCATATTCATCGTACTTTGGGgccatttccttttccgcatatatatatcagtAAGATGGGAGCATCTTAATGCTAAACTCATCTCATTCAAACTCTTAAAGATACCCCAAAAGGATGTCGATTATTTGTACAGAGAAAAATACCGTGACTTGAGGCTTGAACCTAAACGTTGGgttttccattatttcaATCTGGCGATGACCGTATCAGTACTGACCATTTTTACTCGTTGCTGTTATCGTTTAGCCGAACTGATTGTGGGTTGGGATGGCTACCTAATAACCCACGAATGGTACTTCATTATCCTGGATTCCTTGATGATGGCCATCGCTACAGTGACTTTGACAATTTTCCATCCGGGATATGCCTTCAAAGGTAGAAGCCTTTCCATTCCAATCACACCGGGTCACGTTGATCCTGAAACTCTGCCACATCCAGAAGACACTGATGATATTTTGGACGGTTCAGATTCAAATCAGCTTGATatcgaaaaagaagaactcCAAATAAGTTTGATGTATCCAATTAATACCTTCAAGCAAATAATGTCTAAAGTGGCCAGTCCATTTTCctctaaaaataaaaaaacaaatacaacaGTACCTCAGCATTCCCAGATGCCAATCTAA
- the ETT1 gene encoding Ett1p yields MAKRPLGLGKQNREKKRKVESGEKTDDEPSKESTPARSQMSVELDDDADLDDELAQLKGLWSKYFHSDRDDEYVLNGIVHECDRLLRLSEENEEIKKTLNDVFHGIYALALSELTIFRAGDEEATQEKRREDVSSFFDSAIERVELGLSRFPDSQFLKLILAKIIFQRIPLEHISTLDLKSKNGKLSLVEQFERAKEHFSVYENDTELTYEILQMMNDLLDIIENFGREQSIQEGIDSDNEEEEELIEIELEPEHPVYPLQQSLEENYEWLREHFSKLLDTMNTDMEVYPSVANTIGELYLKKAEEPSKIFLSLQYDDDSTEKASDKEAKAAQKTALAHTKKALQYLEKAKLEDDPDTWVQVAEAYIDLGNLLDNESVEQEKAYETAEEILSKANKASHGKFQDVLDNFLKN; encoded by the coding sequence ATGGCTAAAAGACCCTTAGGTTTAGGTAAACAAAacagagaaaagaagagaaaggtGGAAAGCGGTGAAAAGACGGATGATGAGCCTTCAAAAGAATCTACACCAGCAAGAAGCCAAATGAGCGTCGAACTTGACGACGACGCCGATCTAGACGACGAATTGGCCCAACTGAAAGGTCTGTGGTCCAAATACTTCCACTCCGATAGAGATGATGAGTATGTTTTGAATGGTATCGTCCACGAATGTGATAGATTATTGCGTCTTTCCGAGGAGAACGaggaaatcaagaaaactTTGAACGATGTATTCCATGGTATCTATGCCTTGGCCCTATCCGAACTGACTATTTTCAGAGCAGGGGATGAAGAAGCAactcaagaaaagagaagagaagatgtatcttcattttttgacAGTGCCATCGAAAGAGTTGAATTAGGTCTTTCACGTTTTCCAGACTCCCAGTTTTTAAAATTGATTTTGGCAAAgatcattttccaaagaattcCATTGGAACATATCTCCACCCTCGACTTGAAGTCAAAGAACGGAAAACTCAGCCTTGTTGAACAATTCGAGCGCGCTAAAGAGCATTTCTCAGTCTATGAAAACGATACAGAACTAACGTACGAGATTCTACAGATGATGAATGACTTATTGGACATCATCGAAAACTTCGGCCGTGAGCAATCTATTCAAGAAGGTATAGATAGTGATaacgaagaggaagaagaactgaTCGAGATTGAATTGGAACCAGAACATCCTGTATACCCACTACAACAatcattggaagaaaacTACGAATGGTTAAGAGAACATTTCAGCAAGTTGCTCGACACCATGAATACCGACATGGAAGTATATCCATCCGTTGCCAATACTATCGGTGAACtatacttgaaaaaagctGAAGAACCAAGCAAGATCTTCTTGAGCTTACAGTATGACGATGACAGCACTGAAAAGGCCAGCGACAAAGAAGCCAAGGCCGCCCAAAAGACAGCGTTAGCGCACACAAAGAAAGCTTTGCAGTATCTGGAAAAAGCCAAACTGGAAGATGATCCGGACACCTGGGTTCAAGTCGCTGAAGCTTACATTGATCTGGGTAACTTACTTGACAACGAAAGtgttgaacaagaaaaagcatACGAGACCGCCGAAGAAATCTTAAGTAAGGCCAACAAGGCATCCCATGGCAAATTCCAAGATGTCCTTGACaacttcttgaagaattga
- the TMC1 gene encoding Tmc1p yields the protein MSDINGMEIPSRKDEIRQVTPKDPVQEMEDKSIYHAKIKKSDSGTGLGGIPLHSRSSSNSSITSTGQSSRRVTKKTTKKKKKNACYFDKCSSAASKFIGDCNFCKGHFCSKHRLMENHACDGLTSCKEQLHQRNADKLEAEQTKAPKIQI from the coding sequence ATGTCTGACATAAACGGAATGGAAATTCCATCCAGAAAGGATGAAATTAGACAAGTCACTCCAAAGGATCCAGTGCAAGAAATGGAGGATAAGAGCATCTACCACgcaaagataaaaaaatccgATTCCGGGACCGGCCTGGGTGGCATACCGTTGCATTCAAGGTCTTCTAGTAATTCCAGCATAACATCTACAGGCCAAAGCAGTAGGCGAGTgaccaagaaaacaacgaagaaaaagaaaaagaacgcTTGCTATTTTGATAAGTGTTCAAGTGCAGCATCAAAATTCATTGGTGACTGTAATTTTTGCAAAGGCCATTTTTGTTCGAAACACAGATTAATGGAAAACCACGCTTGTGACGGCTTAACAAGCTGCAAGGAACAACTACATCAAAGAAACGCTGACAAGCTAGAGGCAGAACAAACCAAAGCTCCAAAGATACAAATTTAA